A genomic segment from Blastococcus sp. PRF04-17 encodes:
- the glgX gene encoding glycogen debranching protein GlgX: MTQVWPGSAYPLGATYDGTGTNFAIFSEVAEKVELCLFDESGNEERIRLPEMDGYVWHAFLPGIHPGQRYGFRVHGPYDPAKGLRCNPNKLLLDPYAKAIDGQIDWDQSVFGYDFETKERNDEDSAPHMPKSVVVNPYFDWGVDRPPKTPYNKTVIYEAHVKGLTMTNPRIPEELRGTYAAVAHPATIEYLQDLGVTAIELLPVHQFVQDDTLQQKGLRNYWGYNTIGFFAPHNEYASATAAGQHVQEFKGMVRALHEAGIEVILDVVYNHTAEGNHNGPTLSFRGIDNRTYYKLVEGDERYYMDYTGTGNTLNVRTPQSLQLIMDSLRYWVTEMHVDGFRFDLASALARELHAVDRLATFFDLVHQDPIVSQVKLIAEPWDVGEGGYQVGNFPALWTEWNGKYRDTVRDFWRGEGGTIDEFASRISGSSDLYQHSGRRPVASINFVTAHDGFTLNDLVSYNEKHNEANGEDNNDGESHNRSWNCGVEGPTKDPKILQLRAQQRRNFIATLMLSQGVPMLLHGDELGRSQGGNNNGYCQDSPITWIDWENVDEGLLEFTKKVTRLRHDHPTFRRRRFFHGRPVRRGQGEPVADIDWLTPEGEQMTDEDWDVGYARSLAVYLNGLGIREMDERGEYVKDDHFYLAFNASHEAIEYTLPGEDYSPKWTTVIDTAQMHAVEPVEIKPGEAITVAGRSIVVLTGPAL, encoded by the coding sequence ATGACCCAGGTCTGGCCCGGCAGTGCCTACCCCCTCGGGGCCACGTACGACGGCACCGGCACGAACTTCGCGATCTTCAGCGAGGTCGCCGAGAAGGTCGAGCTGTGCCTGTTCGACGAGTCCGGCAACGAGGAGCGCATCCGCCTCCCCGAGATGGACGGGTACGTCTGGCACGCGTTCCTGCCCGGGATCCACCCCGGCCAGCGCTACGGCTTCCGGGTCCACGGCCCGTACGACCCGGCGAAGGGCCTGCGCTGCAACCCCAACAAGCTGCTGCTCGACCCGTACGCGAAGGCGATCGACGGCCAGATCGACTGGGACCAGTCGGTCTTCGGCTACGACTTCGAGACCAAGGAGCGCAACGACGAGGACTCGGCACCGCACATGCCGAAGTCCGTCGTCGTCAACCCCTACTTCGACTGGGGCGTCGACCGCCCGCCGAAGACGCCCTACAACAAGACGGTCATCTACGAGGCCCACGTCAAGGGTCTGACGATGACCAACCCACGGATCCCGGAGGAGCTGCGCGGCACCTACGCCGCCGTCGCGCACCCCGCGACCATCGAGTACCTGCAGGACCTCGGCGTCACCGCGATCGAGCTGCTGCCGGTGCACCAGTTCGTGCAGGACGACACCCTGCAGCAGAAGGGCCTGCGCAACTACTGGGGCTATAACACGATCGGCTTCTTCGCCCCGCACAACGAGTACGCCAGCGCGACGGCCGCCGGCCAGCACGTCCAGGAGTTCAAGGGCATGGTCCGCGCCCTGCACGAGGCGGGCATCGAGGTCATCCTGGACGTGGTCTACAACCACACGGCCGAGGGCAACCACAACGGCCCGACGCTGTCGTTCCGAGGGATCGACAACCGCACGTACTACAAGCTCGTCGAGGGCGACGAGCGCTACTACATGGACTACACGGGCACCGGGAACACGCTCAACGTCCGGACGCCGCAGTCGCTGCAGCTGATCATGGACTCGCTGCGGTACTGGGTCACCGAGATGCACGTCGACGGCTTCCGCTTCGACCTCGCCTCCGCGCTGGCGCGCGAGCTGCACGCCGTCGACCGGCTCGCGACCTTCTTCGACCTCGTCCACCAGGACCCGATCGTCAGCCAGGTGAAGCTGATCGCCGAGCCGTGGGACGTGGGCGAGGGCGGCTACCAGGTGGGCAACTTCCCGGCGCTGTGGACGGAGTGGAACGGCAAGTACCGCGACACCGTCCGCGACTTCTGGCGCGGCGAGGGTGGCACCATCGACGAGTTCGCCAGCCGGATCTCCGGCTCGTCCGACCTGTACCAGCACTCGGGCCGCCGTCCCGTCGCGAGCATCAACTTCGTCACGGCGCACGACGGCTTCACCCTCAACGACCTGGTCTCCTACAACGAGAAGCACAACGAGGCCAACGGCGAGGACAACAACGACGGCGAGAGCCACAACCGCAGCTGGAACTGCGGCGTCGAGGGGCCGACGAAGGACCCGAAGATCCTGCAGCTGCGGGCGCAGCAGCGGCGCAACTTCATCGCCACGCTGATGCTCAGCCAGGGCGTGCCGATGCTGCTGCACGGTGACGAGCTCGGCCGCAGCCAGGGCGGCAACAACAACGGCTACTGCCAGGACTCCCCCATCACCTGGATCGACTGGGAGAACGTCGACGAGGGCCTCCTCGAGTTCACCAAGAAGGTCACCCGGCTCCGGCACGACCACCCGACGTTCCGCCGCCGGCGGTTCTTCCACGGACGGCCGGTCCGTCGCGGACAGGGCGAGCCGGTGGCCGACATCGACTGGCTCACCCCCGAGGGCGAGCAGATGACCGACGAGGACTGGGACGTCGGCTATGCGCGCTCCCTGGCCGTCTACCTGAACGGCCTGGGCATCCGCGAGATGGACGAGCGCGGGGAGTACGTCAAGGACGACCACTTCTACCTGGCGTTCAACGCCTCGCACGAGGCGATCGAGTACACCCTCCCCGGCGAGGACTACTCCCCCAAGTGGACGACGGTCATCGACACCGCGCAGATGCATGCCGTCGAGCCGGTCGAGATCAAGCCGGGCGAGGCGATCACCGTGGCGGGCCGCTCGATCGTCGTCCTCACCGGACCGGCGCTGTGA
- the uvrB gene encoding excinuclease ABC subunit UvrB yields MRATTDIRPTQGKFRVVSEFQPSGDQPAAIEELARRVNGGEKDVVLLGATGTGKSATTAWLIEQVQRPTLVMAPNKTLAAQLANEFRELLPDNAVEYFVSYYDYYQPEAYVPQTDTYIEKDSSINEEVERLRHSATQALLTRRDVVVVATVSCIYGLGTPQEYVDRALKISVGEERDRDELLRTLVTEQYTRNDLSFTRGTFRVRGDTIEVFPVYEELAVRIEMFGDEVERLYYLHPLTGEVVREVRELFVFPATHYVAGPERMERAIRGIEAELEHRLAELERQGKLLEAQRLRMRTTYDIEMMRQVGFCSGIENYSRHIDGRAPGSAGSCLIDYFPDDFLLVIDESHVTVPQIGGMYEGDMSRKRTLVEHGFRLPSAMDNRPLKWEEFTDRIGQTVYLSATPGPYELGRTGGEFVEQVIRPTGLVDPEVVIKPTKGQIDDLVHEIRVRTEKDERVLVTTLTKKMAEDLTDYLLELGIKVRYLHSEVDTLRRVELLRELRQGEYDVLVGINLLREGLDLPEVSLVAILDADKEGFLRSGTSLIQTIGRAARNVSGQVHMYADKVTPSMAQAIEETNRRREKQIAYNTERGVDPQPLRKKIVDILDGIYREAEDSESAELIGGSGRQQSRGKSPVPGLSSKKAATTRGKAGSIDVQGLPRNELADLITQMNEQMLAAARELQFEVAARLRDELAELKKELRQFDAAHA; encoded by the coding sequence GTGCGCGCGACCACCGACATCCGGCCGACCCAGGGCAAGTTCCGGGTCGTCAGCGAGTTCCAGCCCTCCGGCGACCAGCCGGCGGCGATCGAGGAGCTCGCCCGCCGGGTCAACGGCGGGGAGAAGGACGTCGTGCTGCTCGGCGCCACCGGCACCGGCAAGTCGGCGACGACGGCGTGGCTGATCGAGCAGGTGCAGCGGCCGACGTTGGTCATGGCGCCGAACAAGACGCTGGCCGCCCAGCTCGCGAACGAGTTCCGCGAGCTGCTGCCGGACAACGCGGTCGAGTACTTCGTCTCGTACTACGACTACTACCAGCCCGAGGCCTACGTCCCGCAGACCGACACCTACATCGAGAAGGACTCCTCGATCAACGAGGAGGTGGAGCGGCTGCGTCACTCGGCGACCCAGGCCCTGCTCACCCGGCGCGACGTCGTGGTCGTGGCGACGGTGTCGTGCATCTACGGCCTGGGCACGCCGCAGGAGTACGTCGACCGGGCACTGAAGATCTCGGTGGGGGAGGAGCGCGACCGCGACGAGCTGCTGCGCACCCTGGTCACCGAGCAGTACACCCGCAACGACCTCTCGTTCACCCGCGGCACCTTCCGCGTGCGGGGCGACACGATCGAGGTCTTCCCGGTGTACGAGGAGCTCGCCGTCCGCATCGAGATGTTCGGCGACGAGGTCGAGCGGCTGTACTACCTGCACCCGCTGACCGGTGAGGTCGTGCGCGAGGTGCGGGAGTTGTTCGTCTTCCCCGCCACCCACTACGTCGCGGGCCCGGAACGGATGGAGCGGGCCATCCGCGGCATCGAGGCCGAGCTGGAGCACCGGCTGGCCGAGCTGGAGCGGCAGGGCAAGCTGCTCGAGGCGCAGCGGCTGCGCATGCGCACGACCTACGACATCGAGATGATGCGCCAGGTCGGTTTCTGCTCCGGCATCGAGAACTACTCGCGGCACATCGACGGCCGCGCACCGGGCAGCGCGGGCAGCTGCCTGATCGACTACTTCCCCGACGACTTCCTCCTGGTCATCGACGAGTCGCACGTGACCGTGCCGCAGATCGGCGGCATGTACGAGGGCGACATGAGCCGGAAGCGGACGCTGGTCGAGCACGGCTTCCGGCTGCCGTCGGCCATGGACAACCGGCCGCTGAAGTGGGAGGAGTTCACCGACCGCATCGGCCAGACGGTCTACCTGTCGGCGACGCCGGGTCCCTACGAGCTGGGTCGCACGGGCGGCGAGTTCGTCGAGCAGGTCATCCGGCCGACCGGCCTGGTCGACCCCGAGGTCGTCATCAAGCCGACCAAGGGGCAGATCGACGACCTGGTGCACGAGATCCGGGTCCGTACCGAGAAGGACGAGCGGGTCCTGGTCACGACGCTGACCAAGAAGATGGCCGAGGACCTCACCGACTACCTGCTCGAGCTCGGGATCAAGGTCCGCTACCTGCACTCCGAGGTGGACACGCTCCGCCGGGTCGAACTGCTGCGGGAGCTGCGGCAGGGCGAGTACGACGTGCTCGTCGGCATCAACCTGCTGCGCGAGGGGCTCGACCTGCCCGAGGTGTCGCTGGTGGCGATCCTCGACGCCGACAAGGAGGGCTTCCTCCGGTCGGGCACGTCGCTGATCCAGACGATCGGCCGGGCGGCGCGCAACGTGTCCGGTCAGGTGCACATGTACGCCGACAAGGTCACCCCGTCGATGGCGCAGGCGATCGAGGAGACCAACCGCCGGCGCGAGAAGCAGATCGCCTACAACACCGAGCGTGGCGTCGACCCGCAGCCGCTGCGCAAGAAGATCGTCGACATCCTCGACGGCATCTACCGCGAGGCCGAGGATTCGGAGTCGGCGGAGCTGATCGGTGGTTCCGGCCGGCAGCAGTCCCGCGGCAAGTCCCCGGTGCCCGGGTTGTCCTCGAAGAAGGCGGCCACGACGCGGGGCAAGGCCGGCTCGATCGACGTGCAGGGCCTGCCCCGCAACGAGCTCGCGGACCTGATCACGCAGATGAACGAGCAGATGCTCGCCGCGGCACGCGAACTGCAGTTCGAGGTCGCCGCCCGGTTGCGGGACGAGCTCGCGGAGCTGAAGAAGGAGCTCCGCCAGTTCGACGCCGCGCACGCCTGA